From the Halogeometricum rufum genome, the window ATGTCCACCTACCTCGTGGTGAACCTCTGGCCCGTCGTGAACCCCTGGCGCACGCTGGCGCGCGGCGTCCGTCGCGTCGTCGGCACCGAACCGCGCTCTCTGCCCGAACGCGCGGGGGCGTGGCCGGCCGTCGTCGGACTCGTCGTCCTCGTCTGGGTGGAAGTCGTCAGCCCCGTCGCCTCTGACCCGCGCGCCCTCGCCGTCGCCGTCCTCGGGTACACCGCCGTCACCGTCACCGGCGCCGTCCGGTACGGACCGTCGTGGTTCGAGCGCGTCGACCCCGTCGCGCGCGTCTTCCGTCTGTACGGCCTCCTCGCGCCGATTCAGCGGACGGACGCGGGGCTGACCCTCCGCGTGCCGGGGTCGGCGCTCGTGCGCTATCCCGACTCGATGGACGGCGACGACGTGGCGTTCGTCGTCGCCCTCCTGTGGGTGACGACGTACGACGGCGTCGTCGCCACCGTCGCGTGGCAGGCGACGCAGGCGCGCGTCGCCGCCGTCGGCGTCCCGGCGTGGCTCTACAGCCTCGTCTTCGCGTTCGTCGGCTTCGCCTGCTTCCTCGCCGTCTACCGCCTCGCGGCGCGTCTCGCCCGAGCGACGGCGGACACGTACGTCACCGCCCGGTTCGTCGCCGGGTGGTTCGCCCCCGCCCTCCTGCCCATCGCCGCCGGCTACCACCTCGCGCACTTCCTCGGCTACTTCCTCGGCCTCTCGCCGGCACTCGTCGCCGCCGCGTCCTCGCCGCTGTCGCCGCCGGCGGCCGTCCCCGTCCTCGCGCTCCCCGCGTGGTTCGGCGGCGTCCAACTCGCCCTCGTGGTCGGCGGGCACCTCGTCGCCGTCTGGGTGGCGCACGCGCGGTCGTTCGACGCGTTCCCCGGCCGACTCCAACCGCTCCGGAGCCAGTACCCGTTCGTCGCCGTCACCGTCGCCTACACCGTGACCAGCCTCTGGGTCGTCGCCCAACCCGTCGCGCAGTCGCTGACCTGAACGAGAACCATGAACCAGACACAGATACAGCCCGAAACCGCCCTCGAACCGGACGAGACGCCCGTCTCGACCTGTCCGTACTGCGAGCGACCGTTCCGAACCGACCGGCTCCGCGTCCTCCACGTCGGCGAGGCGCACGCCGACGAGTGGACGCCCGCGGACCGGGCCGCCTACGAGGCGGCGCGCGAGGAGGAGGAGGACGACCTGTTCCTCTACCACCTGAAGGTGGTCGCGGCGCTCGGAAGCGTCTACGCCGCGTTCGTCATCCTCGGCATCGTCGGCTTCAGCATCGCCGGCTGATGCCCGCCTCAGTGACCAGTCTCGCCGTCTTCGGGATCCGGCAGGCGCGCGACGTGCGCGGTGAGGATACCGACGCCGGCGAGGGCGACGACGCCGCCCACCGGAACGGCCGTCTCCGTGAACCCGGCGTACTCGCCGTAGAGGAGGACCACGAGTCCGGCGCAGGTGAGGGCCATCGACGTGCCGACCGCGAGTGACTCTCCGTCCATGTCTGTGTGGTGTGTTACCTCGTAACTACAAAAGCGCTACTCCGGCTCCCCGCCCGTGGCGGCGACGGCGACGAGGGCGAAGACGGCGACGGCGACGGCGAGTCCGGGTCCGAAGACGAGAGGCGTCGAGAGCGGTCCGCCCACCACCTTCAGCATCATCACAGTGATACCGACGGCCATCGGCACCGAGAACAGGAGGGCGTAGCCGAGGGCCGTCCGGTCGAATCGGCTCCGTCGCGTCCGGGCGTTCGCGGTCATGGTCACAGGATGGAGTACGACGCCGCGAACGTGAGCGCCAACGCCGCCGCGAGGCCGATACCGACGAGGTACGTGAGAGAGCGCGGTTCCCACCGCAGGTGCTGGAAGTAGGCGGCGACGAGCACCGCCTTCATCGCCGACAGCACCATGATGAGACCGAACGCCGTCCAGTACGCGAACCCGGCGAACTCGACCAGCACCTGAATCGTCGCCGAGACGAACAACACCACGTAGATTGCCGTGTACAGTTTCGTGTTCATGTCTTGTCACCTCACAGGATGTAGAACAGCGGGAACAGGAACAGCCAGACGATGTCCACGAAGTGCCAGTAGAGCCCGAAGTACTCCACCGAACTGGCGTCGTCGAGGTACGCCCCCCGCCAGGCGCGCGCGACGAGGTAGAGCGTCACGATTAGCCCCACGACGACGTGCGCGGCGTGCAGGCCCGTCGTGAGGAAGAACGTCGACGCGCGGATGTTCGTCGAGAGGCCCAGTCCCTCGTGGAACAGGTGGTTCCACTCGATGCCCTTGTTGACGAGGAAGCCCACGCCGAGGACGAACGTCGTGACGAGGCTGGCGACCACCCCCCACCGACTCCGCTTCTCCGCGGCGACGAGGGCCAACACGACGGTGAAACTGCTCGTCAGGAGCAGGTAGGTGTTCACCAGTCCGGGCACGGGGTTCGAGGGAATCGGCTCCCACGCCGTCCACCCGAACGCGACGCGCGTGAAGACGTACGCGCCGACGAACCCGCCGAACAGCACCACGTCGCTGGCGAGGAATATCCACATCCCCACCTTGCCGTACTCCAGTCCCCCGAACGGCCACGCCTCGCCCTCGACGAGTTCGGGCCCGTGGAACGGTTCCAGCGCCATGAAGACGAGCGACCCGAGGGTGACGGTGCCGCCGAGGACGGTGGCCCCGAGGTAGACGCTCCCCATCGCACCCTCCGGGAAGGCGGCGTCGCGGAGGCCCGAGAGCCCGAAGAACAGGAAGAAGACGCCGAGGCCGACGACGAACGGCCAGATGCTGGCGTGACTCGCGTGTTCTTCGTCGTGGTGGGCGTCCGGCGGCGTCGCCGTCGCCGTCGCGACGCCGCCGTCGGACCGAACGTCCGACGAGGCTCGGGACTCGTCGGTGGTCGTCTCACCGCCGTCCGTCGCCGCTTCGGCCTCTCCGCCGTCCGTCGCCGCCCCGCCGTCCGCCGACGCCGACGACTCGCCGCGGAAGCGGAGCGACCCGTCGCGATACGTCGGCAGTCCGGGGAAGTTCTCCAACGGCGGCGGCGAGGGGACGGCCCACTCCGCCGTCGTCGCGAACTCCCAGGGGCAGTCGCCGACGGGTTCGCCGGAGAACGCGCTCTTCGTCAGGTTGTAGAACATGACGACGAACGAGAGGCCGAGGACGAACGCGCCGACGGTGGCGAGTTGGTGCCATATCTGGAGGCCGGCGGAGTAGTCGAACACGCGGCGAGGCGTCTCCCAGGCGACGAACAGCGGGAAGTAGAGCAGGTTGAAGCCGACGAAGTAGATTCCGAAGTGGAGTTTCCCGAGGAACTCGTCGTACATCCGGCCCGTTATCTTCGGGAACCAGTAGTAGAGGCCGCCGACCAGCGCCGTCACCCCGCCGACCATCACGTAGTGGAAGTGCGCGACCACCCAGTAGGTGCCGCGGAACTCGTAGTCCAAGACGATGGCCCCGAGGAAGACGCCCGTGATTCCCCCGATGATGAACAGCAACAGCGCGCCGAACACGAACAGGAACGGCGTGGTGAAGCGTATCTTCCCCTTCAGCATCGTGTAGATGAGCGCGAACACCATCAGGTCGAACGGCAGCGAGATGCCGATGGTGGTTATCATGAACAGCGTCTTTATCTGGAGGTTGATGGTCGTCAGGAACATGTGGTGCATCCAGACGACGAAGCTCTGCAGGGCGACGAGCACCATCGCCGCGATGAACCACTTGCGCCCGACGATGCGCCGACCGGTGAACGTCTGGAACACCTCCGCCATCACGCCGAGGGCGGGGAAGAAGACGATGTACACCTCGGGGTGGCCGAAGAACCAGAACAGGTGCGCCCACAGCATCGACCCGGCAGGCGACTCCAGCGCGAAGTAGGTGGTCCCGAGCAGTCGGTCCGACGAGAGGATGATGAGCGCCGCCAGTAGGGCGGCGAACGCGAACAGCATCATCCAGACGGTGAGCAGGATGGACCACGTGAACAGGGGCAACCGCCTGAGCGTCAACCCCTCCGCCCGCATCGTGTGCATCGAGGTGAGGAAGTTCACCGACGAGACGGTGACGCTGGCGACGAACAGGACGAGCGCCAACACCGCCGTGCTCGCCCCCACGTCCGGCGTGAACGTGGGGACGTTCAACGGCGCGTACATCGTCCACCCGCCGGCGAACGTGCCGCCCTGGAAGAAGGAGACGCCGAACAGGATGCCCGAGAACAGGTAGAGCCAGTACGACAGCGCGTTCAGACGGGGGAACGCGAGGTCCTTCGCCCCTATCTGGAGGGGGACGACGTAGTTGGCGAAGCCGAACGCGAACGGCGAGAGGAACCAGAACACCATGATGAGCCCGTGCGCGGAGACGGCCTGATTGTACGCCAGCGGTTCGAGCACCGTCGTCGTCGGCGTCCGCGGCGCCCACAGTTGGACGCGGAGCAACCACGCGAGGACGCCGCCGAGGACGAGGAAGAACAGCGACGTGACGATGTAGAGGATGCCGACGTCCTTGTGGTTGGTCGTGACGAACCACCGGCGAATCGTCCCCATGCCGGGGAACCCCGACTCCTCCTCGGCCGGGTAGTCGTCCGTCGTCGCGGGGACGGTCAGTTCGCTCCCGACGGCCGTCCCCCCGTCCGACCGGTGGCCGCCGTCGCCGCGGCGGTCCGCGTCGGACGCCGGTTCGGTCGCGTCGTCGCCGTCGGGGTGGTACTTCGTGTCGGTCCGTCGGTCGTCGGTGTCGTCGGTCCGGTCGTCGTGACTCATGCTCCGGCCTCCGTGGTGGCGTTCTCAGCGCTGGCGTTCCGTTCGGTACTCGCGTACCACGATTCGTACTCCTCGGGTTCCATCACGACGACGTCCGCCGTCATGAACGAGTGGCCGGCCCCGCAGAGTTCGTAACACTGCGCGGTGTAGGTGCCCGTCTCGTTCGCGCGGAACCACGTCTCCGTCTCCTGACCGGGGATGGCGTCCGTCTTCACGCGCAACTCCGGGATACCGAAGTTGTGGAACACGTCGTCGGAGGTGACGACGAGTCGGACGGACCGGTTCTCCGGCACCCGCAGGACGCCGTCGGTGGTGTGGCCGTTCGGGTAGGTGAACCGCCAGCCGAACTGGTAGCCCTCGACTTCGACCTCCATCGTGTCGTCGGCCTGCGGCCCCTCCTCGACGAACAGGAGGGTGCCGTACGTCCACGAGACGAGCGAGATGACGACGATGGTACTCAGGAGGAAGGAGGTGAACAGTTTCTTCCCCCCGCCGCCGCCCGTCGGGAGTTCGCCGAGGACGGGGCGGTCCACGTCCGCGTCGTATCCGTTTCCGGCGCGGTACTTGTACGCGTTGTACAGCATGTAGCCGATGACGACGACGGCGACGACCGCCCCGAGGAGCAGGAACACCTCGTAGATGCTCCTGAACACGTACGCGCGTGTCCCCCGGGGAACCAACCCCGACTGCAAGAGGACCGGGACGGCGTCACCCGCGGTACCGTGGTACATGTGAACTCTTGTCGATAATTATTATTAATCGTATTTATCTATTGCGTGGCGACCGGCCCGGACGACGCCGGACCGGCCGCTATCGAAGGGCGGCCGAGAGCGAAGACGGAACGAGGAGAACCGAGCGCGCGGTCAGACCTGATGCTGCGGGATGCCGGTCGTTCGGTGGAGGACCACGCCGAGCGTCAGTCCGTACACCCAGTGTGCGAGGAGCGAGAAGAGGAGGAAGACGACGACGGTGACGGCTGCCGCGTCGGGCCAGAAGGCCGGGACGAACCCCGTCCAGAAGAACGTCGCGAACGTCGCGCCGCGGAGGTACCGCGGTTCCGCCGGCGGGAGGAACGCGCCGAGGACGAGGAACGTCAACGGCAGGACGATGGTGCCCCCCAACCCGAACAGGAGGACGCCGAGCGCCAGCGTCGGTTCGAGGCCGAAGAAGCCCGCGAACCCGGCGAACTGGGTTATCGGTTCGGTCTGGAACAGCCCCAACAGCCCCGGGACGCCGACCAGTACCGGCAGCATCAGTACCGTCCCGGCGAAGCCGCCGAGCATCGCGACGAGGACGACGTTCCTCGTTATCGGTATCTCGAACGACTCCAGCGTCTCCTCGACGCCGACTGACTCTCGTTCCGTGAGTTCTCCACTCATGGTATCACTTGTCACGATAGAGTGTAGCAGATGATAAATGATTACATTTGTAAGATGATGAGAATCGGGACCGGCTCGACGGGAGGCGCGGGGCGGGTCGAACGGCCGACGACGACGGCAGAGCGCACACCTTTTGGTCGGGCGCGGAAAGCCTGCGTACATGTACGAAGTCGAGGTCAAACTCCCCGCCGACCACGAGGCGGTCCGCGAGCGACTCGTCGACGCGGGCGCGGCCCACGAATCGAGCGTCACGCAGCGTGACACGTACTACGGCGCGCCGCACCGCGACTTCGCGGAGACGGACGAGGCGCTTCGCGTCCGCCGCGAGACGCGGTACCCCGGCGAGACGACCGACCCCGACGAGGGCGACGGGTCGGAGACGACGACGAAACTCACCTACAAGGGACCGCGCGTCGACGCCGACTCGAAGACGCGCACCGAACACGAGACGGTCGTCGGCGACGACGAGAGCGCCGACGGCGTTCTCTCGGGACTCGGCTTCGAACCCGTCGCGACGGTGGAGAAAGAGCGCGACTTCTACCGCCTCGACGGCTACACCGTCACGCTGGACGCGGTGACGGACCTCGGTGAGTTCGTGGAAGTCGAGACGGCGGCGCGGTCCGAAGACGAGATAGACGCCGCGCGCGACGGCGCGTTCGCCGTCCTCCGCGACCTCGGCCTCGACCCGGACGACCAGATTCGCACCTCCTACCTCGGCCTCCTCCTCGACGACTGAGCCGCATCGCGGCGGGGTAATGCCCCATAGTAATACTTCGGTGGCCGATGTTTTCCGCAAGTTATAGCACCGAGTGGGTCCGAGGGGCAGTCAATGACCGAGCGGAACATCAAAATCGAGGCGGTCGAGCGACTGGCCGTCGAAGACCAGAGCGTCGAAATCGTCGAGCGAAAGGGCATCGGCCACCCCGACTCTATCGCCGACGGCATCGCAGAGAACGTCTCCCGCGCCCTCTCGAACCTCTACCTCGACCGGGTCGGTAAAGTCCTCCACTACAACACCGACGAGACCCAACTCGTCGCCGGCGAGTCCTCGCCCGCCTACGGCGGCGGCGAGGTCATCGAACCCATCTACATCCTCCTCGTCGGGCGCGCGACCAAGAAGTACGACGGGAAGAAACTCCCCGTCGACGCCGTCGCCCTGAAGGCCGCCCGCGACTACCTCCGGGAGAACATCCCCGAACTGGAGTTCGGGACGGACGTCATCGTGGACGTGAAACTCGGCGAGGGGTCCGGCGACCTGCAGGACGTCTTCGGCGAGGAGACGGCCCAGATTCCGATGTCGAACGACACGTCGTTCGGCGTCGGCCACGCCCCCCTGACGGAGACCGAGAGCATCGTCCTCGACGTCGAACGGCAACTGAACGGGCCGTACGCCGAGCGGCACCCCTACCTCGGGCCGGACGTGAAGGTGATGGGCAAGCGCGAGGACGACCAGATAGACATCACCGTCGCCGCCGCGATGGTCGACAGCCACATCGACACGCTGGCGGAATACAAAGACGCCGTCGAACACGTCCGGGGCTACGTCTCCGACGTCGCCACCAAACACACCGACCGCGGGGTGAACGTGGACGTGAACACCGCCGACGACTACGACGAAGGGTCCATCTACCTCACCGTCACGGGCACGAGCGCAGAGATGGGCGACGACGGGTCCGTCGGGCGCGGCAACCGCGCGAACGGCCTCATCACGCCCAACCGCCCGATGAGCATGGAGGCGACGTCCGGGAAGAACCCCGTCAACCACATCGGGAAGATATACAACCTCCTCTCGACGGACATCGCCGAGGCCGTCGTCGCCGACGTGGACGGCATCCGCGACCTGCAGGTGCGTCTGCTCTCGCAGATCGGTCGCCCCATCGACGAACCGCACGTCGCCGACGCGAAAGTCGTCACCGACGAGGGCGTCGAACTCGGCGACATCGAGGCCGACGTCGAGGCCATCATCGACGAGAAACTCGCGAACGTGACGAACGTGACGCGCCGCGTCATCGACGGCGAGATGTCGACGTTCTAGGCGTAGTACCGGCGCAGTAACTTCTCCGCCGCCTCGCGCGTCTTCCGGTACTGGCGGTCCCCCTCCGGCGTCCGAACCGCGTAGTCGTAGCGGCGACTGTCGGGGACGTACCAGCGGTCCGCGTGGTCGCGCATCACCTGCGGCAGGTCGGGGTCGTCGGGGCCCCCGTCTCTCGCGACGCCCGTCGCCGAGGGCGACTCCTCGGGTTCGTCGCCGGCGTCGCTCTCGGCGCTCGCGTCGCTCCCGTTACCGAGGGCCACCTCGTCGCCGGCCTCCACTTCGTCGCCGGCACCGGCCCCGTCGCTGCCGTCCTCGCTTCCCGTCTCGGACCGGGGCGCGACGAGGAGTTCTTCGGACACGGCCGGGTGGCCGGTGGGGATGCCGCGGGTCGCGTCCCGGCCGTGCGCGGACGCCGCCTGCTCCATCAGAATCGACTGCATGTTGACGACTGGTTCGCCGTCCGCGGGGTGTTGCTGGTCGTACGACCCGTCCGCGTTCATCGTCCACCGCTTGCGGTTGTCGGTCATCGACAGTTCGAGGACGAACCGGAGTTGCTCGCGGATGTCGCGGTCCTCGACCGGCGCGACGGCCTCCACGCGCTTGTCGAGGTTGCGTTCCATCCAGTCGGCCGACCCGATGAACCACGCGGGGTCGCCGCCGGCGTCACCGGTCGCCCGCGAGGGCGGGGGGCTCCCGCCGTTCTCGAAGTAGAAGATGCGCGAGTGTTCGAGGAAGCGGTCCACGACGCTGTGGACGGTGACGTTCTCGCTCACGTCGTCGAGTCCCGGGCGGAGGCGGCAGATGTCCCGCACCACGAGGTCGACGTCCACGCCGGCCATCGACGCGCGGTACAACTCCTCGA encodes:
- a CDS encoding DUF7410 domain-containing protein, which translates into the protein MNQTQIQPETALEPDETPVSTCPYCERPFRTDRLRVLHVGEAHADEWTPADRAAYEAAREEEEDDLFLYHLKVVAALGSVYAAFVILGIVGFSIAG
- a CDS encoding cytochrome C oxidase subunit IV family protein is translated as MNTKLYTAIYVVLFVSATIQVLVEFAGFAYWTAFGLIMVLSAMKAVLVAAYFQHLRWEPRSLTYLVGIGLAAALALTFAASYSIL
- a CDS encoding cbb3-type cytochrome c oxidase subunit I, which encodes MGTIRRWFVTTNHKDVGILYIVTSLFFLVLGGVLAWLLRVQLWAPRTPTTTVLEPLAYNQAVSAHGLIMVFWFLSPFAFGFANYVVPLQIGAKDLAFPRLNALSYWLYLFSGILFGVSFFQGGTFAGGWTMYAPLNVPTFTPDVGASTAVLALVLFVASVTVSSVNFLTSMHTMRAEGLTLRRLPLFTWSILLTVWMMLFAFAALLAALIILSSDRLLGTTYFALESPAGSMLWAHLFWFFGHPEVYIVFFPALGVMAEVFQTFTGRRIVGRKWFIAAMVLVALQSFVVWMHHMFLTTINLQIKTLFMITTIGISLPFDLMVFALIYTMLKGKIRFTTPFLFVFGALLLFIIGGITGVFLGAIVLDYEFRGTYWVVAHFHYVMVGGVTALVGGLYYWFPKITGRMYDEFLGKLHFGIYFVGFNLLYFPLFVAWETPRRVFDYSAGLQIWHQLATVGAFVLGLSFVVMFYNLTKSAFSGEPVGDCPWEFATTAEWAVPSPPPLENFPGLPTYRDGSLRFRGESSASADGGAATDGGEAEAATDGGETTTDESRASSDVRSDGGVATATATPPDAHHDEEHASHASIWPFVVGLGVFFLFFGLSGLRDAAFPEGAMGSVYLGATVLGGTVTLGSLVFMALEPFHGPELVEGEAWPFGGLEYGKVGMWIFLASDVVLFGGFVGAYVFTRVAFGWTAWEPIPSNPVPGLVNTYLLLTSSFTVVLALVAAEKRSRWGVVASLVTTFVLGVGFLVNKGIEWNHLFHEGLGLSTNIRASTFFLTTGLHAAHVVVGLIVTLYLVARAWRGAYLDDASSVEYFGLYWHFVDIVWLFLFPLFYIL
- the coxB gene encoding cytochrome c oxidase subunit II, whose amino-acid sequence is MYHGTAGDAVPVLLQSGLVPRGTRAYVFRSIYEVFLLLGAVVAVVVIGYMLYNAYKYRAGNGYDADVDRPVLGELPTGGGGGKKLFTSFLLSTIVVISLVSWTYGTLLFVEEGPQADDTMEVEVEGYQFGWRFTYPNGHTTDGVLRVPENRSVRLVVTSDDVFHNFGIPELRVKTDAIPGQETETWFRANETGTYTAQCYELCGAGHSFMTADVVVMEPEEYESWYASTERNASAENATTEAGA
- a CDS encoding DUF6789 family protein, encoding MSGELTERESVGVEETLESFEIPITRNVVLVAMLGGFAGTVLMLPVLVGVPGLLGLFQTEPITQFAGFAGFFGLEPTLALGVLLFGLGGTIVLPLTFLVLGAFLPPAEPRYLRGATFATFFWTGFVPAFWPDAAAVTVVVFLLFSLLAHWVYGLTLGVVLHRTTGIPQHQV
- the cyaB gene encoding class IV adenylate cyclase — encoded protein: MYEVEVKLPADHEAVRERLVDAGAAHESSVTQRDTYYGAPHRDFAETDEALRVRRETRYPGETTDPDEGDGSETTTKLTYKGPRVDADSKTRTEHETVVGDDESADGVLSGLGFEPVATVEKERDFYRLDGYTVTLDAVTDLGEFVEVETAARSEDEIDAARDGAFAVLRDLGLDPDDQIRTSYLGLLLDD
- a CDS encoding methionine adenosyltransferase — encoded protein: MTERNIKIEAVERLAVEDQSVEIVERKGIGHPDSIADGIAENVSRALSNLYLDRVGKVLHYNTDETQLVAGESSPAYGGGEVIEPIYILLVGRATKKYDGKKLPVDAVALKAARDYLRENIPELEFGTDVIVDVKLGEGSGDLQDVFGEETAQIPMSNDTSFGVGHAPLTETESIVLDVERQLNGPYAERHPYLGPDVKVMGKREDDQIDITVAAAMVDSHIDTLAEYKDAVEHVRGYVSDVATKHTDRGVNVDVNTADDYDEGSIYLTVTGTSAEMGDDGSVGRGNRANGLITPNRPMSMEATSGKNPVNHIGKIYNLLSTDIAEAVVADVDGIRDLQVRLLSQIGRPIDEPHVADAKVVTDEGVELGDIEADVEAIIDEKLANVTNVTRRVIDGEMSTF